From the genome of Candidatus Palauibacter soopunensis, one region includes:
- a CDS encoding cold shock domain-containing protein — translation MRRSGTVKWFNDQKGFGFIALDDGSAEVFVHHTAIQADGFRSLAEGEKVELDVVDGPKGPKAENVVKQAY, via the coding sequence ATGCGCAGAAGCGGCACAGTCAAGTGGTTCAACGATCAGAAGGGCTTCGGGTTCATCGCGCTCGATGATGGGTCCGCGGAGGTCTTCGTTCACCACACGGCGATCCAGGCGGATGGTTTTCGGAGCCTGGCGGAAGGTGAGAAGGTCGAACTCGATGTCGTCGACGGACCGAAGGGCCCCAAAGCCGAGAACGTGGTCAAACAGGCCTATTGA
- a CDS encoding DUF6065 family protein has product MAKKAKARPQSARGIELTAFRVADTALEIVTGDQRREWMDETPDRFAYRCLPLLIANQAGWDLLCPTKFWLRWDGGAELESIRFRWEDEPHPAIASHFGSGVVTFTPGYLFRTTKGHNLWARGCPNLPKDGIVPLDGIIETDWAPFSFTMNWKVTRPKHWIRFDEGEPICRIMPMPRHYLENARPRTRELWDDKLIAKQYTAWHESRAQFIDDLHAHDEEAVQEGWQRTYIRGQNMRGMRMQDHQTKLRLRDFMSMGK; this is encoded by the coding sequence GTGGCGAAGAAGGCCAAGGCGCGGCCCCAATCCGCGCGCGGCATCGAACTGACGGCATTCCGGGTCGCCGACACCGCCCTCGAGATCGTGACGGGCGACCAGCGCCGCGAGTGGATGGACGAAACGCCGGACCGCTTTGCCTACCGCTGCCTCCCGCTCCTCATCGCGAACCAGGCCGGTTGGGATCTGCTCTGCCCCACGAAGTTCTGGCTTCGGTGGGACGGCGGGGCCGAGTTGGAGTCCATCCGTTTTCGCTGGGAGGACGAGCCCCACCCCGCCATCGCGAGCCATTTCGGGAGCGGAGTCGTGACGTTCACGCCCGGCTATCTGTTCCGTACCACGAAGGGCCACAACCTCTGGGCGCGAGGCTGCCCCAACCTCCCGAAGGACGGCATCGTCCCGCTCGACGGGATCATCGAGACCGACTGGGCCCCGTTCTCGTTCACAATGAACTGGAAGGTCACGCGGCCCAAGCACTGGATCCGCTTCGACGAGGGAGAGCCGATCTGCCGGATCATGCCCATGCCGCGACACTATCTCGAGAACGCGCGCCCCCGCACGCGCGAGCTCTGGGACGACAAGCTCATCGCGAAACAGTACACGGCATGGCACGAGTCCCGAGCCCAGTTCATTGACGACCTCCACGCCCACGACGAGGAGGCCGTTCAAGAGGGCTGGCAGCGGACCTACATTCGCGGCCAGAACATGCGCGGCATGCGGATGCAGGACCACCAGACGAAACTCCGGCTTCGCGATTTCATGTCCATGGGGAAATAG
- a CDS encoding DUF1015 family protein, whose protein sequence is MLTIRPIRRALVPVDSAAARRVSALNYDEFQGDHEIWEAIRDAPDSVLNVTMAHCAVTSPDRILRGDSEESLARARRNFERLRASPLTHEVKRTLYIYEIVDPRRPGVRQIGLGGLARTDEIRTEDTPAGPIIRNEGVRPPKARGRARLIEATGAIIGTVNNAVPDESGAFAAALERHADGTAADFEVEGRLGTTHHIWLVAEPGAVTRLQRLLADQPEAYVADGNHRSAAAAMLGHESFLAVFFPADRMGISPYNRLARLPGDRVAPVESALARSFDVALAGDGPLQPEETHVIGVYTADGGWRRASPRAGVYDEADAAASIDHDIVQRTLFADLGIPDAADERLTFVGANKDAAWLAAEVDGGRADLAVTLPAVTMDQFVAVCRQRRMMPPKSTWFEPKIRSGLVMAHLDGD, encoded by the coding sequence ATGCTCACGATACGCCCCATCCGCCGCGCGCTCGTGCCCGTCGATTCCGCGGCCGCGCGCCGCGTCTCCGCGCTCAACTACGATGAGTTTCAGGGGGACCACGAGATCTGGGAAGCCATCCGGGACGCACCTGATTCGGTGCTGAACGTCACCATGGCGCACTGCGCCGTGACGAGCCCGGACCGGATCCTGAGGGGAGACTCGGAGGAGTCGCTCGCGCGGGCGCGCCGCAACTTCGAGCGCCTGCGCGCCTCCCCGCTTACGCACGAGGTGAAGAGGACCCTGTACATCTATGAGATCGTGGATCCGCGGCGCCCCGGCGTGCGCCAGATCGGCCTCGGCGGATTGGCCCGCACGGACGAGATCCGGACGGAAGACACGCCGGCCGGGCCAATCATCCGGAACGAAGGGGTTCGCCCGCCCAAGGCGAGGGGACGCGCCCGGCTCATCGAGGCGACGGGCGCCATCATCGGGACCGTGAACAATGCGGTCCCGGACGAGTCCGGGGCGTTCGCGGCGGCGCTCGAGCGTCATGCGGACGGAACGGCGGCCGATTTCGAGGTCGAGGGGCGCCTGGGGACGACGCATCACATCTGGCTCGTCGCCGAGCCGGGCGCGGTGACGCGTCTGCAGCGCCTTCTTGCGGACCAGCCGGAGGCGTACGTGGCCGACGGGAACCACCGGAGCGCCGCCGCGGCCATGCTGGGACACGAGTCCTTTCTCGCGGTGTTCTTTCCGGCCGACCGGATGGGGATCTCCCCCTACAATCGGCTGGCCCGGCTTCCCGGCGACCGCGTCGCGCCGGTGGAGTCGGCGCTGGCGCGTTCGTTCGACGTAGCGCTTGCCGGAGACGGGCCCCTGCAGCCGGAAGAGACACATGTGATCGGCGTGTACACGGCGGACGGGGGTTGGCGGCGCGCCTCGCCGCGGGCCGGCGTCTACGACGAGGCGGACGCCGCGGCCTCCATCGACCACGATATCGTGCAGCGGACGCTCTTCGCGGATCTGGGCATCCCCGATGCGGCCGACGAGCGGCTCACTTTCGTCGGCGCCAACAAGGACGCGGCGTGGCTCGCGGCCGAAGTGGACGGGGGTCGAGCCGATCTGGCCGTCACGCTACCCGCCGTGACGATGGACCAGTTTGTCGCGGTCTGCCGGCAGCGCCGGATGATGCCTCCCAAGTCGACCTGGTTCGAGCCCAAGATCCGGAGCGGACTCGTCATGGCACATCTCGACGGCGACTAG
- a CDS encoding benzoate-CoA ligase family protein, whose translation MRDPAPQQIFDPPERFNIADYFLGDRIREGRGGRRALLTDDGETTYAEVDALANRYGHLLRRAGVRPEERVLIALPDGPDFVGALFGTLRIGAVGVMLNPYLRRDEISYFFRYTRGAILLVDSGRADAFREAGSATDDGGAIRWGEGISAPRETFVVDRPRFRERLDGQPATLDPYPTHRHDPALWLFSGGTTGRPKGVVQTHASFANTTECYGKRILGLTEDDITLSVPKLFFGYATGSNLFFPFSVGATAALFPERCSPDVLFGKIARFRPTVLVNVPTMIRLMVAHPDAAASDLSCLRLATSAGEALPPELHRRWRDAWGVPLLDGLGTAEMWHIFLSNRPDEVHPGTLGRAVPGFEVRVCDDEGRELPDGEVGWLRVRGGSRALGYWQRARATAEAFRGEWYVSGDMVVRDERGVFRYCGRGDDMLKVKGKWLSPGEVEDCLLRHEAVAEAAVVGVPTPEGLVEPVAWVVPTKPAAGRAGELPPELREFVGARLSSYKTPAAVHVVADLPRTHLGKVDRAALRDRSRS comes from the coding sequence ATGCGAGACCCCGCGCCGCAGCAGATCTTCGATCCGCCCGAGCGCTTCAACATCGCCGATTACTTCCTGGGCGACCGCATCCGGGAGGGGCGGGGCGGCCGCCGCGCGCTCCTCACCGACGACGGCGAGACGACCTATGCCGAGGTCGACGCGCTCGCGAACCGCTACGGCCACCTCCTGCGCCGCGCCGGCGTGCGACCGGAGGAGCGGGTCCTCATCGCGCTCCCGGACGGACCGGACTTCGTCGGCGCGCTCTTCGGCACGCTGCGGATCGGCGCCGTGGGCGTCATGCTGAACCCGTATCTTCGGCGCGACGAGATCTCGTACTTCTTTCGTTACACGCGCGGCGCCATCCTTCTCGTGGACTCCGGGCGCGCGGACGCCTTCCGCGAAGCCGGGTCCGCGACGGATGACGGAGGGGCGATCCGCTGGGGCGAAGGGATCTCCGCCCCGCGCGAAACGTTCGTTGTGGACCGGCCGCGGTTCAGGGAGCGTCTGGACGGCCAACCGGCGACGCTGGATCCGTACCCCACTCACCGGCACGATCCCGCCCTCTGGCTGTTCAGCGGCGGGACGACCGGTCGCCCGAAAGGCGTCGTGCAGACGCACGCTTCGTTCGCCAACACGACGGAGTGCTACGGCAAGCGGATACTGGGTCTGACGGAGGACGACATCACGCTTTCCGTCCCGAAACTGTTCTTCGGCTACGCCACCGGATCCAACCTCTTCTTCCCCTTCTCGGTCGGGGCGACCGCGGCCCTCTTCCCGGAGCGCTGCAGTCCGGACGTCCTGTTCGGGAAGATCGCGCGATTCCGCCCCACCGTACTCGTCAACGTGCCCACCATGATCCGGCTCATGGTGGCGCACCCGGACGCGGCCGCGAGCGATCTCTCATGCCTTCGTCTCGCGACCTCGGCGGGCGAGGCGCTGCCGCCCGAACTTCACCGGCGCTGGCGGGACGCGTGGGGCGTACCGCTCCTGGACGGGCTGGGGACGGCGGAAATGTGGCACATCTTTCTCAGCAACCGTCCGGACGAGGTGCATCCGGGCACGCTGGGGCGCGCGGTGCCGGGTTTCGAGGTGCGGGTCTGCGACGACGAGGGGCGAGAACTTCCGGACGGCGAAGTGGGTTGGCTCCGGGTCCGCGGCGGATCGCGGGCGCTGGGGTACTGGCAGCGGGCGCGGGCGACGGCGGAGGCCTTCCGGGGCGAGTGGTACGTGTCGGGCGACATGGTCGTCCGCGACGAACGGGGGGTCTTCCGCTACTGCGGGCGCGGCGACGACATGCTCAAGGTGAAGGGAAAGTGGCTGTCGCCCGGCGAGGTGGAGGACTGCCTGCTGCGGCACGAGGCCGTGGCGGAGGCGGCCGTGGTCGGCGTCCCGACCCCCGAGGGTCTCGTGGAGCCGGTCGCCTGGGTCGTCCCGACGAAACCGGCCGCCGGAAGAGCCGGCGAGCTTCCACCGGAACTCAGGGAATTCGTCGGTGCGCGGCTGTCCTCGTACAAGACGCCCGCCGCCGTTCACGTAGTGGCGGATCTGCCCAGGACACACCTCGGAAAGGTCGATCGCGCCGCACTCCGCGATCGATCCCGGAGCTGA